The Hymenobacter sp. GOD-10R genome includes a window with the following:
- a CDS encoding TonB-dependent receptor, with protein sequence MQRLLYILLFLLPALCGAQNLGSINGRVLSADSHPLEGISVVETTGRFSALTDKEGRFALTNLPLEQLTLLTRSLNFSEARRTVLLTAEAPSVTIDFRLNASSNALQEVEVLGRKETTYKSDYSFVGTRTATALIDVPQSISTVTKELMDDRQVFRLTDVVKNVAGVTQYSHYDDLTVRGFRNGYESGFRLLNGLRSGFSYGNSFTQAPLTVNLERVEVLKGPGAALFGDINPGGTVNMVTKKPLADTRRAISFSTGSFNTTRASADFTGPLNEQKNVLYRFNAGYEKTNTFRDVNDTKSLMLAPTVTFLVSDKTTLNAELVYTHINGYLDRGLPIKANDLYAAPRSFTLSQPSDYFRTNTYYLNASLTHKFTDWLSLNASYLDFTYNENLSEHRTLNTYADAPANTVMNLRYFDRRAEEYTKNLSTYFSLNRNTGSIAHKVVVGADYIRFNTDKQSTMFEARQKLVNSVATPLTFDLNKPLYEIQDPTKYIRRPLPQFFIDYINSVYHTVGIYAQDQLEVTPRLGLLLGVRYELFADERDYGDGSTTIPQRRVMPRAGLTYSLRDNLNYFASYSSGFRPLKPEYIRFPERYGRGSAFSPETSYQLETGLKGEFFDKALFATVAVYQIVKRNQLVATGSLTADGGQVYRQNGQARSRGAEVELTGNVLSNLSLNLNYALNHTEVMDADLPAENGQPLANAPKHMGGLWAKYTFTTPALRGLGIGVGGNHVSRRRSENQVTIAGTEEKYWAHWPSYTVADVALFYTINRFNFHVNLNNVFDKYYFVGGYDFFRASPGAPRNFMTTLGYTF encoded by the coding sequence ATGCAACGACTTCTCTACATCTTACTTTTTTTACTACCTGCTTTGTGTGGCGCGCAAAACCTAGGTAGCATCAATGGCCGAGTACTCAGCGCCGATAGTCACCCGCTGGAAGGCATTTCGGTGGTGGAAACAACCGGGCGCTTCTCCGCGCTTACCGATAAAGAAGGCCGCTTTGCGCTAACCAATCTGCCGCTAGAGCAACTGACGCTGCTCACGCGTAGCCTCAACTTCAGCGAAGCACGCCGCACGGTGCTGCTAACCGCCGAGGCGCCAAGCGTGACCATTGACTTTCGCCTGAATGCTAGCTCCAATGCGCTGCAAGAAGTGGAAGTGCTAGGTCGTAAGGAGACCACCTACAAGAGCGACTACAGCTTCGTAGGAACCCGCACCGCCACGGCGCTCATCGACGTGCCACAGTCAATTTCGACCGTGACCAAGGAGCTGATGGATGACCGGCAAGTGTTCCGCCTCACCGATGTAGTAAAGAACGTGGCCGGTGTAACGCAGTACTCACACTACGACGACCTGACGGTGCGTGGCTTCCGCAACGGCTACGAAAGCGGCTTTCGGCTGCTGAATGGCCTGCGCTCTGGCTTCAGCTACGGCAACTCGTTTACACAGGCGCCGCTCACCGTGAACCTAGAGCGGGTGGAAGTGCTGAAAGGACCCGGCGCCGCGCTGTTCGGCGACATCAACCCCGGCGGCACGGTGAACATGGTGACCAAAAAGCCGCTGGCCGACACGCGCCGGGCCATATCGTTCTCCACCGGTAGCTTCAACACGACAAGAGCTTCCGCCGATTTCACGGGTCCGCTCAACGAGCAAAAAAACGTGCTCTACCGCTTCAACGCGGGTTACGAGAAAACCAACACCTTCCGCGACGTGAACGACACGAAGTCGCTGATGCTAGCACCCACCGTGACGTTCCTGGTGTCGGACAAAACTACGCTGAATGCCGAGTTGGTGTACACGCACATCAACGGCTACCTCGACCGGGGCCTGCCCATCAAGGCCAATGACTTATACGCGGCGCCGCGCAGCTTCACTCTCAGCCAACCCAGCGACTATTTCCGCACCAATACCTATTACCTGAACGCCTCGCTCACGCACAAATTCACGGATTGGCTGTCACTGAACGCGTCGTACCTCGACTTCACCTACAACGAAAACCTGAGCGAGCACCGCACCCTGAATACCTACGCTGATGCACCGGCCAACACGGTGATGAACCTGCGCTACTTCGACCGCCGCGCCGAAGAATACACTAAGAACCTCTCGACTTACTTCTCGCTGAACCGCAATACGGGCTCTATTGCTCATAAAGTGGTAGTGGGGGCCGATTACATCCGCTTCAACACCGATAAGCAGAGTACCATGTTCGAAGCACGCCAGAAGCTGGTGAACAGCGTTGCCACGCCGCTAACGTTCGACTTGAATAAGCCCTTGTACGAAATTCAGGACCCCACGAAATACATCCGGCGGCCACTGCCCCAGTTCTTCATCGACTACATCAACTCGGTGTACCACACGGTGGGCATCTACGCGCAGGATCAACTGGAAGTGACGCCTCGCCTGGGCCTATTGCTAGGTGTACGCTACGAACTGTTTGCCGATGAACGCGACTACGGCGACGGCTCTACCACCATCCCGCAGCGCCGGGTGATGCCCCGCGCCGGCCTCACGTACTCCCTGCGCGACAACCTGAACTACTTTGCGAGTTACAGCTCTGGTTTTCGGCCGCTCAAGCCCGAGTATATTCGCTTTCCGGAGCGGTATGGCCGCGGTTCGGCTTTTAGCCCGGAAACCAGCTACCAGCTTGAAACGGGTTTGAAGGGCGAGTTCTTCGATAAGGCGTTGTTTGCTACCGTAGCTGTGTACCAGATTGTGAAACGCAACCAATTGGTAGCTACTGGCTCGCTCACGGCCGACGGTGGTCAGGTGTATCGCCAAAACGGCCAAGCTCGCTCACGTGGGGCCGAGGTGGAGCTGACCGGCAACGTCCTGTCGAACCTTAGCCTGAACCTGAACTATGCCTTAAACCACACAGAGGTGATGGATGCCGACTTGCCAGCCGAAAACGGTCAGCCGCTCGCCAACGCGCCCAAGCACATGGGCGGCCTATGGGCCAAATACACCTTCACCACCCCGGCCCTGCGCGGCCTAGGCATAGGGGTAGGCGGCAACCATGTAAGTCGCCGCCGCTCTGAGAATCAGGTGACGATTGCGGGTACCGAGGAGAAATACTGGGCACACTGGCCTAGCTACACGGTGGCCGATGTGGCGCTGTTTTATACCATCAACCGCTTCAATTTCCACGTCAACCTCAACAACGTGTTCGACAAGTACTACTTCGTCGGCGGCTACGATTTCTTCCGTGCTAGTCCTGGAGCGCCCCGCAATTTCATGACCACGCTGGGCTACACCTTCTAA
- a CDS encoding ABC transporter ATP-binding protein: protein MTYILEAKELRKQYPNKLALRGLNLQIEPGEVFCLLGQNGAGKSTTINLFLGFVQPTAGAAYINGVEVASNPFKIKQYLAYIPENVMLYPHLTGVENLALFSSLAGFRYSEKELVEYLAEAGLPADAVRRRVGTYSKGMRQKVGISIAVAKHAKVLLLDEPTSGLDPKASNEFSELLRQLSQQGTAVLMATHDLFRAKEVGTRVGIMREGELVDVRPTAALNANELEQLYLTYMQ from the coding sequence ATGACCTACATTTTAGAGGCGAAAGAGCTGCGCAAGCAGTACCCCAATAAGCTAGCCTTACGCGGGTTGAACCTGCAAATCGAGCCGGGTGAAGTATTCTGTTTGCTCGGGCAAAATGGCGCGGGCAAGTCTACGACCATCAACCTGTTTCTGGGATTTGTGCAGCCGACGGCAGGCGCGGCGTACATCAATGGGGTAGAGGTAGCCAGCAACCCTTTCAAGATCAAGCAATACCTAGCCTACATTCCGGAGAACGTGATGCTGTACCCGCACCTGACGGGTGTAGAAAACCTAGCCCTGTTCAGCAGTTTGGCGGGCTTCCGCTACTCGGAAAAAGAGTTGGTGGAGTACCTGGCCGAAGCCGGGCTACCAGCTGATGCCGTGCGGCGGCGGGTGGGTACCTACTCGAAGGGTATGCGCCAAAAGGTGGGTATTTCCATTGCTGTGGCCAAGCACGCCAAGGTGCTGCTGCTTGACGAGCCCACGTCTGGCCTCGACCCCAAAGCCAGCAACGAATTCTCGGAGCTACTGCGCCAACTTAGTCAGCAGGGCACCGCTGTGCTCATGGCCACGCACGACTTGTTCCGGGCCAAGGAAGTCGGCACGCGGGTAGGCATCATGCGGGAGGGCGAGCTGGTTGATGTGCGCCCTACGGCTGCTTTGAATGCTAACGAGCTAGAGCAGCTCTATCTCACCTACATGCAATAG